The genomic segment CCTACCCGCGCGCGGAGCTCCACAGCTACAGCTCGGGGACGGGACTCATGAATCATGAAGAAATCCGCAGCATGCTGGTGCGTGGGGGGTTCCTTCAATGAAGGTGCTAGTGCTTGGCGGTAGCGGAATGGCGGGGCATGTCATCGCGGCTCATCTGCTGAAGCGCAGCGGGTACGAGGTGACGGTCACGGTGCGGACGGAGGGGGATATCCCGGTCGTGCGGAATGCCTGCGGCCTTGCGGCAAGCGCGGCGCCGACCGGGCCCGAGGACGAAGGCGTCGGAACGGCGCTGGCCGTCCGCGTACTGGACGTCCGGCGCTTCGAGCAGGTCGCGGATCTGGTCGCGGAGACGCGGCCGGATCTCATCGTCAATGCGGTCGGCGTGCTGAACCGGCAGGCCGAGGACCATCCGCTGGACGCCTACCTCGTGAACGGCCTCCTGCCGCATTGGCTGCGCCATCTGTGCAAACGCGGAGGCGGCAGGCTGATTCATATCAGCTCGGACTGCGTGTTTCTCGGAGACCGGGGCGGCTATACGGAAGAAGAGCGGCCGGACGGCGAGACGGTATACGCGCGCAGCAAGGCGCTCGGCGAGATTACGGACCCCGCATGCCTGACGATTCGCACTTCGATTATCGGGCCTGAGCTTCGCAGTCACGGAATCGGTCTGCTCAAGTGGTTTCTCGGCAGCTCGGGCAGCGTGTCGGGTTATGTCAACGTCCAATGGAACGGCGTGACGACGCTCGAGCTCGCCAAGGCGGTGGAGTGGGCGATGGAGCACCCGGACGTCGGCGGTCTCGTGCATCTGACGGCGCCGGAGGCGGTCAACAAGCATGATCTGCTCGGCCTGTTCGCCGAGACGTTCGGACGGACGGACGTGAAAATCGTGCCGGAAGCGGAGCCCTCGATCGACCGCACGCTGGCGCCGACGAAAAGCGGCTTCGACTACCGGCCTCCGGGGTACGCGCAGATGCTGGCGGAGCTGCGGCAGTGGATGGAGGGCGAGGCGGATTGATGCGGGTGCTGGTCACTGGCGCCGCGGGCTTCAGCGGCCGGCACGCGTGCGAACGGCTGGCGCGGGAGGGCATGGAGGTGACGGCCGTCGTGTCTCCGCGGTCTTCGGCGGCCGGCACGCGCCCGCCCGTATCGGGCGCGGCGGCCGAGCTCGCCTGCGATCTGACGGACCGCGCGTCCGTCCGGTCGCTGCTCGAGCAGGTACGGCCCGATGCCGTGCTCCATCTGGCCGGTCGCAACGCGGTGGACGAATCGTGGCGGTCGCCGGACGTCGTGCTGTCAGCCAACCTGCTGTCCACGGTCTACGTGCTGGAGGGCGTCCGCGCGCTTTCGGACTGCCGGACGCTTGTCGTCGGCTCGATGCTGAGCCCGCGGCCGGACGAAGATCTGACGCGCACGCTGCATCCGTACGGCTTCAGCAAGGCGCTGCAGGTCACGGCTGCATTGGCCTGGCACCACTGGTACGGCCAGCAGGTGATCGTCGCCGAGCCGTGCAACCTCATCGGGCCCGGCGGCAGCGCCGGCATCTGCGGCAAGATCGCGCGCTGGGCCGCGGCCTGCGAACGGGACGCGGGCGAGGGGCGCGAGACGGAGGCGTTCCGGTTGTCCTCGCTGGAGGAGCGCCGCGACTTCCTCGACGTGCGCGATGCCGCCGCGGCATACGCCGTGCTGCTGCAGGCCGGAACGCCCGGCATCCGCTACGCGCTGGAGTCGGGCACGCTGCGCAGCCTGGGCGAAGTGAAGGCGGCATTCGATCAGGCGAGCCGCGTGCCGCTGCGCTGGGAGATCGGATCGGCAGGCGGCCCTTCGCCGCTGGCGCGGCGCGCGGACGCCATCCGCGGGCTCGGCTGGCAGCCGTCCGTGCCGTTCGAGCGTTCGATCGCGGATACGCTGCAATCGGAGCGGGAACGACTGGCCGGACCGACTTGAGCGGCTTGAACGGCTTGAACGACTTGAACGACTTGAACGACTTGAACGACTTGAACGACTTGACGGCTTAAACGACTTGAACGGTTTGAATGCTTGAACGATCATTGACCGGACGCATCAGTCTCACCGGGGAGGGGGAACCGCGCATGAGCGGCACAGGTGCGGGCAAGAGCGGCAGCCCGGGCGGCGGTCAGGACGCCGCGCGGCCGAAGGTGACTGCCGTCATCCCCTTTTATAACGATCCGTATATCGGGGAAGCCGTCGAGAGCGTGCTGGCGCAGCGCTTCGAAGGGCTCGAGGTGATCGTCGTGGACGACGGCTCCACGCGCGAAGCGTGGCGGCTCGACCGGTATGCGGGCCGCGTCCACGTCCTCGGCAAAGCCAACGGCGGCACGGCGAGCGCGCTTAACCACGGCTTCCGCATGGCGCGGGGCGAGTACGTCGCCTGGCTCAGCTCGGACGACCGCTGGCTGCCGGGCAAGCTGGCGCGCCAGGTCGAGCATATGGAGCGGACCGGGTCGGCGCTCAGCCACACGGCCTTCCGCACGATCGACGCCGCCGGCGTGCCGAGTCCAAAGCCGGTGCGGCTCGCCTTTGAGAGCCGGTACGACTTCTACCGGTCGCTGCTGCGCTCGAACGCGATTAACGGCTGCACGGTCATGCTGCGCAAAGCGCTGTTCGAACAGTTGGGCGGATTCGACGAAAACGCGGTTTTTACGCACGATTACGATTTATGGGTCCGTGCGGTACTGGCCGGATATCCGCCGACCTACCTGAACGAGCCGTTGACGGAATATCGCAAGCACGCCGGGATGGGAACGGTTCTCCACAAAGGCGAAGCGGAGGCGGAATTCATGGCGACGGCGGCCAAGTACAGGGGAAGCCTGAGCCGGCTGCTCATCGCGCTGCGGCCGCCGGTAGGCAGGTAGAGATAAGGAAGGCTCGCGCAAATTTGAAACCGTTCAGCCGGGAAAGTACGGCTGGACGGCTTTTGCGTGCGGCGGGTGCGGCTCATTTTTAAGCGCAACATCAAAAAGACGCCCGGCTTTTGTCGCCGCGGCGTCTCTTTATCGCGCAATCATCCGCCCACGCGGGCGATCAGCCCGTTCAGGCTGTGAACGTACCAGTTGTGAACCATGGCGAACTCTGCATTGACCTGGTCCAGATGGCGGGAGGTGCCCGAGTTGGCATGCCACCGGTAGGCGGTGAGCGGCGAGTTGACGAAGTGAAAGTCGAAGCCCGTCAAAATCACCCGCATCCAATAGTCGTAATCCTGGGTGTAGCGCAGCGCCTCGTTAAACCACCCGATGCGGTCGACGACGCTGCGATGCATCATGACGGTGCAGCCGTTGATCGGACAAAAGGTGTGAAGTCCGCGCAAAAAAGCCCCGGCGCTCGCGAACTTCACGGCCAGCTGCGGCTTGAGCAGCTCGCCGCCGGCGCCGATCAGGTCGAAGTCCGTGCTGCTGATCAGCGCACCACGGGTCATCATATGGCCAAGCTGACCCGCTACCTTGTGCGGATAAAAGATATCGTCGGAGCTGAGCCATGCGATATATTCGCCATTGGACATGCGGATGCCGTGGTTCAGAGCGCTCGCCGTGCCGCCGTTCGCCTTGCCCAGGTAGTGAATCCGGGACCGGTACGGATCGAGCAGGTGCTGGTTCGCGGTCGATCCGTCGTCCACGACGATAATCTCGATATGCGGATAGGTCTGCGCCAGCGCGCTGGCGACCGCCTGATTGACGTAGCCGTCGTTATAAAAAGGGATGATAATGCTAACCAAGGGGCTCGACATCGCATGCCCTCCTTTCCCCGCCTCTTCTACATAACAGTCTATGTCCAAGAGGGAAAGGAAGGCACGACGCTTGACCGGGGGCAAGCGTCACGGATGGCCGATTGTTGGCGACAGGCTGCGGTTAAATCAGAATGCCCAGCGAAGCAGCAGGCCCGCCTGCGTCAGACCGCTGCCGAATCCATACAGCGCGACCGTCTGCCCCGCAGCGAGGCGGCCGTCTTTTACGGCGAGATCCAACGCCAGCGGGATCGACGCCGCCGACGTGTTGCCGTACTCTGCGGCGCTCGTCAGCGCGCGCTCGTAAGGCATATTGAGCCGTTCGCAGATCGCCTCGATCATGCGCAGGTTCGCGCTGTGAGGCACGACCCAGTCCAGCGCCTCAGCGGATAGTCCGCTGTCCTGCAGCAGGCTGCGCACGCCGTCCGGCACGGTGGAGAGCGCCCACTTGTATACCTCGCGGCCATTTTGAACGATGCGCCCGTCGCCGGCGAGCGGCTGGCCGTTCCAATCGCTCGACAGGCCCGAAGCGTACACGTGGATGCCGCCGCTGCCGTCCGTCATGGCGTGCGACGCCAGGAACTGCCCTTCCTCCGCGCGCTCGACGAGCACGGCGCCGGCGCCGTCGCCGAACAGGATGCAGGTGGACCGATCCGTGTAATCCGTGATCTTGCTCAGCGTCTCGGCGCCGATGACGAGGATCTTGCGATACATGCCGGTCAGGATCAAGCCGTTCGCCGTCTGAAGCGCGGAGACGAAGCCCGCGCACGCGGCGTTCAGGTCGAACGCCAGCGCGGCCTTGAAGCCGAACGCCTCCTGCACGCGCGATGCGACCGACGGGAACGGATTGTCGGGCGTCGTGGTGGCGACGAGGACGCCGTCGATGTCGTCGGTCGAGGTCGGGTATCTGCTTAGCAGATCGCGCACGGCGGCAATCGCGAGATGGCTCGTGAACTCGTCTTCGGCAGCGATGCGACGCTCGCTGATTCCCGTGCGGCGGACGATCCACTCGTCGTTCGTATCGACCATGTCGGACAGCTCTTCGTTGTTCAGAACGCGCTGCGGCACATGGCTGCCGATCGCGGTAATGGCGGAACGGGATTGGAGCGGCATGGCAGATTCCTCCTTAGGTTGGCGCCAGGTATTAGTACCAGGTTTTAATTTTATTTTACGCCTTTGAAAAGAAAGAGTCAATTGTGTGAAATTCCGTTATTAATTAGAATTGTTCCACATTAACCTAGAGTACTTATTCCTCAATAAAATAGAATGCACAGTTATACGACTAAATGAATAGAAAGTGGGTCAGACTCCATACAAGCTGGAGAGATCCTGCGAATAAGCGAGCATTCGTGAAAAAACTACATTTTAAAATACACTGCAAAATAAATGTGGTTTGAATCACACAAGGTATAAGCGGTTACTGTGCTTCATTTTGATTACTGAAGCAAGCGAAATTGTTAAAAACTGTTTGACAATTTAAATAGTATTTTGATGAATTTGGGACATCATACGTTCATCAAACAATGAGGAGGTAAGAGCATTGGCTTGTAGCATTGCAAAACCTGGTGATTGCTTGCCTAAAATTGGTGGCTCTCTTGGAGAATGGGCAGAAGATGCGAAAAACAGCTTAAGAAAATTAGAAATCAAGGACTTGAATGATTTTTTTAACAAAATTGGATCAGATATAACTCATTTTCCGAAAGATGTGCAAAAGGCAATTGATGATACCAATGCAGAGCTCAAGCGCTTCAATATTAATATAAATGATTTTTTAGATAACACGATGGATGCACTAAAGGATGCAACGAAATCATTTGCGACTCCTGAAACAATGGCTAAGAAAGCGGCAATTGGATTAGCCAATGCATTCAAATCAAATAACAACACGGCCACCATTGCAGCTTGTTCTGTTGCAATTGGCGGAGGATTGGTAGCGATTGGAACCTCTATTCAGGTTGCCTCTGCAGGGGTTCCAAATCCTTATGCTGATTATCTTATTGCCTACGGGCCAGCCGTGTCTACTTGGGCTTGCACTGAAGCATACAAACAATAATAAAGGAGCGAATTAATAATGGGCGGTTTGGGTAGTATTGGCAATATCGGACATATTAGAATTGGTGGAACACTTGGAGATTTGGGAAACCAAATGAAGAGAATGGCGGAAGATCCAAAAAAATATATGGAGGACCTCGGGGAAAAATTCAAGGCTCTCCCAGTAGAATTTGATCAAGCCAGAATTGCCGTAATGACAGGACTTGCGCCTAATGCACTTGTTAAATTGTACGAAAAAATGACTGAATCATCAAATAAAATCAGTATTGGTATGCAATATGAAGAGCAACTTCGAATTTTTATTCACGATACAACCATTGAATATAGGACAGTAAGCGGCGGGACAAATCCTGAATCATGTCCGACATTGGTTAGTTCCTTTGTCATGACGAAATTGGCTGGAGGATTGCCTCCTGACGATCCGTTTTTAGCTTATGTAAAGGACAATGCGAAGCGTATTGCTCAAGATGAATGTTCTAAAAATTACGTGCAATAAAAATGAAGAAAGCCGCACAGATCGCTTGTGCGGTTTTCAAAATAAAAGGAGTTAAATTAACATGTCAATTAATAATCCTGTAAGTCGCTGGGTAAGAGATCATAGCACTTTTCCTTATCCTCCTCAACATCCTCATTTTAAAAAACACCCTGATTTTAATGAGGACCCAGTAGCACATATGGAAAGTGTCGGAAAAGTATTCTCATCACTTCCTCCTGAATTTGCTAAGGCAAAGGATGATTTGCTACGACGCTTTTCTGCTGAAACGATTAAGGCAGTCCTTCGAAGGTTAGATGAGAGTTCGATAACTGGGAACCACCTAGAAGACGATATACGAAAATTGATATTAACAATACTACCAGAGTATCGAAAAGATCCAGCTTATAACTCCACATCATGTCCCATTGAAGTCAGTAATTGGATTCTCTTCTATATAGGGAAAATGAATACCATAGTGGTCGAAGACAAAGTAGTGGTTGAGAATCCAATTCTGTCATCGGTTCGTCAGCTTGCTGTTAAGCTTGCGCAAGAGGAGTGTGCGAAGTCATCTTAATTCAAGGTAGCAAGTATGAGGATTGATTGGTTCTTACATCCTGGACACGCTGTGGCAACTTTCGCGTGATCTGTATATGGGTGGGGCAACACTCGCAACAGGTGCAATTAAGACCGCTCGCACGAATGTAGTCGGAACGGGTATGTTGGTCACCATTAGCCCAATATTTCTTCGAGAAATTGGCTGGAACAGCCTTTAATTTTGATAGCATAATGGTTGATATGGTAGCTGAAAAGTTGAGAGTTTTACGGAACCAGTACTAAACATATCGCGTTGAACGTCACTCCTTGGAGTGGCGTTTTTGTGTTAAAATGTGGATTTTTATCCTTGTGAATGAGGTGTGTCTTTGAAAAACTTAATCGGAACAATTATATTCTTACTACCAGGACTGTTGCTTTATTTTTGGGTTCAGTACTTTGGTGTAAATCCAGTGGTGAAGCATACACCGGCTGAATTTTCCGCAATTACAGGACTGCTGTGGTTTCCCGTATCAACTTTAAGTATATATGTATTGAACTGGATATAGATGGAATCAATATCAGCATTTTTCCGATATAATTGAGAGAAACTTTACCGAAAGAAATATGGACTCTAAGACAGCTGCAAGCGGCCGCACAATATGTCCTATTATACGCTGCAAGGAACCAAAGGCTGTTACGAAGCGCCGCGCGGACTTGGCGATACGCACAAAATTTGGATAGAAGGGGAGCCACTGGGGCGGAGATTATTTAATCGTCGAAGATTTCGTCAATGCCGTAAGAGGGGCTAGCAAACCAGCTATTGACGTCTACGATGCCTGCGAGTGGACGGCGGTCGCCCTTCTGTCGTAGCTGTCGGCGATGAACGGCGGCAGAGCCATGGACATGCCGGACTTTCGCAACGCATCTACGGTCGCGGAGCAGGGCATCAAATTTTAGAAAATGAGCGACGGTTTGCGCAGCTTTGAATGAGATGGCGGGACATTTACTTTGCATTGTCAAAATCGTGCAACTGAAGAAGACGAATCGACGGCACGACAAGAAAAAATAAGCCTTCGAAATCGGTGAAAAAGTCCAAGACCTGCAAAGACGCCCATTCGTAAATGCAGTACGATACAACTAAGCAAAAGCAATCATGTATAGAAAACGGAGGGAATACGATGGGCGGTATTGGTGTATCCGGTATCATATTGCTTGTGTTGATCGCGTTGCTGTTATTCGGACCGAACAAGCTCCCTGAACTTGGCAAAGCATTCGGTCGTACGTTGCGCGAATTCAAGAAGGGCGCTAACGATTTATTAATCGATACGAAACCTGCAAGCAGTGTCGACATTTACCCGGAACAGCCTGAGCTGCTGAAAGCGGAACGGCGACTGCCGGAATAAGGCGATTGTGTAACGAACAAATTCCATGGGGCCGGCTTCTCGATGCGAAACGACTTTTCGCTATAGGGGCGGCCTCATTGTCGCGGGGGCGAAAAGTAATATATGGCCGATAACCAAAGCGCACAACGCAGTGACGAATGGATGCCGCTCACGGATCATCTGGGCGAATTGCGCAAACGGATTATTTTTTGCTTAACCGTATTCGTTATCGGCCTTATCGGGGGCCTGTTCGGTTCTCAGCCTGTATTCGATTATTTGGTGGAAGCGGCTCCGGTGAAGAACTTGAATCTGCACGCGTTTTCACCTTGGGATGCCATCGGGCTTTATATGAAATTTGCTTTTTTAATCTCATTCGTCGCGGCGATTCCATTCGCAATGTTCCAGCTGTGGTTATTTGCGAAACCGGCGTTAGGAGAAAAAGAGCAGAAGGCAACGCTCGTATACGTGCCTTGGGCGCTTGTCATGTTTCTCGTCGGCTTGGCATTCTCTTATTTTGTCGTTTTTCCGATGGCATTCTTGTTCACAGAGAAGGTTACTATAAATTTGGGGCTTGAGGAGACATACGGGGTGTCGCAATATTTTTCGTTCTTGATCAACATATTGCTGCCGATCTCTCTGCTGTTCGAACTTCCGCTCGTCATTTTGTTCCTGAGCCGTATCGGTATTCTAAGCCCTGCACTGCTTGTGAGAATAAGGAAAATTGCTTGGCTTATTTTGATCGCGATCGGCGTAATGGTTACGCCACCGGACGTTGTATCGGATTTACTTGTCGCACTACCGCTCGTGCTATTATATGAAGTCAGCGTAATCTTGTCCAAGCTTGCCTTTGGAAGAAGACAACGGACATTGGAGCGCCAAGAGGCGTTGCAAGAAGCGTAATCCGTTTTTTGTCGAATGACCATGATCCTATAACGCCGTAATGGAGAAGGTTTTGAACTTCAATGCAATGTTGAAGTTCAAGGCTTTTTTTTTAATATCAATTAGCCGTTCAGTCGATGGAGCCCGGGCGGAAGTCAGTTTTGTGCAAACGACATGTCGCAAACGCCGTCCGGATGCCTGAAGAAAGCCCTGCCATACGCGGCATAAACAACAAACTCTGCAAAGACGTGGCCGTGTTTTCACAGTAGGATAAGACTAATCGAAAGGCTATTCATCGAAATGGAAGCAGGGAGGAACAGCAATGAAAGCGTTGCAAATCGTCGGTGCCGGGCAATTCCGAATCGTGGATGAAGAAATGCCCGATCTTCAGGATCATCAGGTGCTGGTAGAAATCCAAATGGTGTCGACTTGCCCGCGCTGGGACATGAACATGATGGCCGGGCGAGATATGTTCAATTATGACGAAGCTCCGGAATATCCGCTGCCGATCGGTTTTCCGGGGCATGAGATGGCGGGCGTCGTCAAAGCCGTGGGGCCTGGCGTATACCGCTTCGCCGTTGGAGATCGCGTCGCGGCCCTGGAGCATATCGTCCCCAAAGGAGCCTATGCACAGTTCGCCGCTTACCGCGAAGAAGAGCTGATCAAGCTTCCCGATAGCATAACGCTTAAGCAAGCGGTGTCGTTCGAGCTGTTGAAGTGCGTGGTCATCGGGTTAATGCAGCTCGGCGATCTCAGAGGAAAGTCGCTGCTGGTGTCGGGTCTCGGACCTGCCGGCATTCTGGCGGTACAGGTGGCTCGCCTGTGGGGAGCTTCCCGGGTCGTCGGTATCGATCTAAGCGAGAGCAGGATTCAATACGTTCGAAATCTGGGCATTGGTACGGTCATGCACGCGAACGAATTGCAGGATCTGCGATTTGAGCTCGGGTACGACTGCGTAGGCGCAGCCTCTTCGATTCAAAATGTACTCTCTCATGTGAACGAGCATGTCGTCATCTTCGGGGTGCTGCGCGGAGACATTACTTATCATGAAAACTTGTGGGCGCGGGGTACCAAGCTGGAATCGTATAAATACAGGCCCGTAGGTCCGCGGGATCATCAACTTCTAATCGATCTTGTCGTGAACAAGGGGCTAAACACCGAATGCCTCCAAACCCATCACGCGTCATTCGCGGATTATGGCCAAGCCGTTGAGCTGTTGAACCGGCAGGAAGCGATAAAAGTGTTCTTCTGTCCGCAGACCGATTTTCTATCGGCTGGCGATCATCCAGGACAATCCGCCGCGGCTGCCGCCAAGGAAGATCCAGCATGAAGGGCAAGGGCGTAGTCTTTACCGGCAGATTAAAGGTCTCTTATCAGGATGTGGACATTCCCGAACCGCTAGCCGATGAAGTCGTTATCGATGTCGAGCATTCCTGGATCAGTATCGGCACGGAATCGTCCTTTCTCCGGTGCGACCGAATCGCGGGTGAGACTCCCTACAGGGAAGGCGACCCTGAGCCTTTTCCCCAGATTAACGGCTATCAAAAGGTCGGCGTCATCGTCGCTGCAGGCGCTCAGGTGCAGGAATTCAAACCGGGCGATCGGGTATTCGCGACCATGGGCCGCGTGAACGGCATGGCATTTCCGAGCGGCGGCCATGTCTCTCCGGCGGTTACCCACGTCAGCCAGGTATGGAAGCTTCCCCAAAACGTCAATGCGGAAGCGTACTCCGGGATGGTATTGGCTCAAGTCGGATATAACTGCGGATCGAGACCGGACATTGGTGCC from the Cohnella hashimotonis genome contains:
- a CDS encoding glycosyltransferase family 2 protein; this encodes MSGTGAGKSGSPGGGQDAARPKVTAVIPFYNDPYIGEAVESVLAQRFEGLEVIVVDDGSTREAWRLDRYAGRVHVLGKANGGTASALNHGFRMARGEYVAWLSSDDRWLPGKLARQVEHMERTGSALSHTAFRTIDAAGVPSPKPVRLAFESRYDFYRSLLRSNAINGCTVMLRKALFEQLGGFDENAVFTHDYDLWVRAVLAGYPPTYLNEPLTEYRKHAGMGTVLHKGEAEAEFMATAAKYRGSLSRLLIALRPPVGR
- a CDS encoding zinc-dependent alcohol dehydrogenase, encoding MKALQIVGAGQFRIVDEEMPDLQDHQVLVEIQMVSTCPRWDMNMMAGRDMFNYDEAPEYPLPIGFPGHEMAGVVKAVGPGVYRFAVGDRVAALEHIVPKGAYAQFAAYREEELIKLPDSITLKQAVSFELLKCVVIGLMQLGDLRGKSLLVSGLGPAGILAVQVARLWGASRVVGIDLSESRIQYVRNLGIGTVMHANELQDLRFELGYDCVGAASSIQNVLSHVNEHVVIFGVLRGDITYHENLWARGTKLESYKYRPVGPRDHQLLIDLVVNKGLNTECLQTHHASFADYGQAVELLNRQEAIKVFFCPQTDFLSAGDHPGQSAAAAAKEDPA
- the tatA gene encoding twin-arginine translocase TatA/TatE family subunit — its product is MGGIGVSGIILLVLIALLLFGPNKLPELGKAFGRTLREFKKGANDLLIDTKPASSVDIYPEQPELLKAERRLPE
- a CDS encoding ketoacyl-ACP synthase III; the encoded protein is MPLQSRSAITAIGSHVPQRVLNNEELSDMVDTNDEWIVRRTGISERRIAAEDEFTSHLAIAAVRDLLSRYPTSTDDIDGVLVATTTPDNPFPSVASRVQEAFGFKAALAFDLNAACAGFVSALQTANGLILTGMYRKILVIGAETLSKITDYTDRSTCILFGDGAGAVLVERAEEGQFLASHAMTDGSGGIHVYASGLSSDWNGQPLAGDGRIVQNGREVYKWALSTVPDGVRSLLQDSGLSAEALDWVVPHSANLRMIEAICERLNMPYERALTSAAEYGNTSAASIPLALDLAVKDGRLAAGQTVALYGFGSGLTQAGLLLRWAF
- a CDS encoding NAD-dependent epimerase/dehydratase family protein, producing MDGGRGGLMRVLVTGAAGFSGRHACERLAREGMEVTAVVSPRSSAAGTRPPVSGAAAELACDLTDRASVRSLLEQVRPDAVLHLAGRNAVDESWRSPDVVLSANLLSTVYVLEGVRALSDCRTLVVGSMLSPRPDEDLTRTLHPYGFSKALQVTAALAWHHWYGQQVIVAEPCNLIGPGGSAGICGKIARWAAACERDAGEGRETEAFRLSSLEERRDFLDVRDAAAAYAVLLQAGTPGIRYALESGTLRSLGEVKAAFDQASRVPLRWEIGSAGGPSPLARRADAIRGLGWQPSVPFERSIADTLQSERERLAGPT
- the tatC gene encoding twin-arginine translocase subunit TatC; this translates as MADNQSAQRSDEWMPLTDHLGELRKRIIFCLTVFVIGLIGGLFGSQPVFDYLVEAAPVKNLNLHAFSPWDAIGLYMKFAFLISFVAAIPFAMFQLWLFAKPALGEKEQKATLVYVPWALVMFLVGLAFSYFVVFPMAFLFTEKVTINLGLEETYGVSQYFSFLINILLPISLLFELPLVILFLSRIGILSPALLVRIRKIAWLILIAIGVMVTPPDVVSDLLVALPLVLLYEVSVILSKLAFGRRQRTLERQEALQEA
- a CDS encoding dTDP-4-dehydrorhamnose reductase family protein, whose amino-acid sequence is MKVLVLGGSGMAGHVIAAHLLKRSGYEVTVTVRTEGDIPVVRNACGLAASAAPTGPEDEGVGTALAVRVLDVRRFEQVADLVAETRPDLIVNAVGVLNRQAEDHPLDAYLVNGLLPHWLRHLCKRGGGRLIHISSDCVFLGDRGGYTEEERPDGETVYARSKALGEITDPACLTIRTSIIGPELRSHGIGLLKWFLGSSGSVSGYVNVQWNGVTTLELAKAVEWAMEHPDVGGLVHLTAPEAVNKHDLLGLFAETFGRTDVKIVPEAEPSIDRTLAPTKSGFDYRPPGYAQMLAELRQWMEGEAD
- a CDS encoding glycosyltransferase, with product MSSPLVSIIIPFYNDGYVNQAVASALAQTYPHIEIIVVDDGSTANQHLLDPYRSRIHYLGKANGGTASALNHGIRMSNGEYIAWLSSDDIFYPHKVAGQLGHMMTRGALISSTDFDLIGAGGELLKPQLAVKFASAGAFLRGLHTFCPINGCTVMMHRSVVDRIGWFNEALRYTQDYDYWMRVILTGFDFHFVNSPLTAYRWHANSGTSRHLDQVNAEFAMVHNWYVHSLNGLIARVGG